A portion of the Clostridium gelidum genome contains these proteins:
- a CDS encoding aminotransferase-like domain-containing protein, which produces MIFSNLIINKNEPIYIQIETHIKQGIKSGELKKDSKLPSTREVSKFLNISRNSVISAYEELESRGIIVTKRGIGTFISIESEHERYEYNVDFIERVNNYGNTLRELDITKSELPYKKGMISFKSISPESHLFNLDDFKRSLLDAWTFEEANLLNYGYAKGYKPLIAYFFDYMKEKRVTTANKDILITNGFTEAFDIIISSLTTKGDVILCEEPTHNTALKIMKAYGLQVVQVKMDKEGLDLNSLEDALDKYNPKFGYLIPSYNNPTGIVTKTERRKEIYKLFRKYSVPIIEDGFNEELLYSSSPIDPIASLCGNGNGVIYIGSLSKILFPGLRIGWIFGDEKLIDVLESVKRGRNIHSSFLDQSAFCYYLKSGAFSRYVKNVRKYYRDKYNLVIDMIHKYIPYEYITGEGGLHVFIKLTDNIDARELLDLCYKDNVIFMPGDIFYENKLKGTDTFRIGFGRVSDEDIKNGIKIIGDNIKRLVKNQNT; this is translated from the coding sequence TTGATATTTTCTAATCTTATTATAAATAAAAATGAACCTATCTACATTCAAATAGAAACGCATATTAAACAAGGAATTAAAAGTGGTGAATTGAAAAAAGATAGTAAGCTACCTTCCACAAGAGAGGTAAGTAAGTTTTTAAATATAAGTCGAAATTCTGTTATTTCCGCTTATGAAGAGCTAGAAAGCAGAGGAATAATAGTTACTAAAAGAGGTATAGGTACTTTCATCTCTATAGAAAGTGAACATGAACGTTATGAATATAATGTTGATTTTATAGAAAGAGTTAATAATTACGGAAATACTCTTAGAGAACTTGATATTACAAAAAGTGAATTACCTTATAAAAAAGGAATGATATCTTTTAAATCTATTTCTCCTGAAAGCCATCTTTTTAATCTTGATGATTTTAAAAGATCTCTTTTAGACGCTTGGACTTTTGAAGAAGCAAATCTACTTAATTATGGTTATGCCAAGGGTTATAAACCATTAATAGCTTACTTTTTTGATTATATGAAAGAAAAGCGTGTAACAACTGCTAATAAAGATATTTTAATAACAAATGGTTTTACTGAAGCCTTTGATATAATCATAAGTTCATTAACAACTAAAGGCGATGTTATTTTATGTGAGGAGCCAACTCATAATACTGCTTTGAAGATTATGAAAGCCTACGGATTGCAAGTTGTTCAAGTAAAAATGGACAAAGAAGGACTAGATTTAAACTCACTTGAAGATGCTTTAGATAAATATAATCCTAAGTTTGGATATTTAATACCTTCATATAATAATCCAACAGGAATTGTAACTAAAACTGAAAGAAGAAAAGAAATATATAAACTTTTCAGAAAATATTCTGTTCCTATAATAGAAGATGGATTTAACGAAGAATTATTATACTCTAGCTCTCCAATTGATCCAATAGCTTCTTTATGTGGAAATGGTAATGGAGTTATATATATAGGAAGTCTTTCAAAAATACTATTTCCAGGTCTTAGAATTGGGTGGATATTTGGAGATGAAAAACTCATAGATGTTTTAGAAAGTGTAAAACGCGGCAGAAATATTCATTCATCGTTTTTAGATCAAAGTGCATTTTGTTATTATTTAAAAAGTGGTGCGTTTAGCAGGTATGTTAAGAATGTACGAAAATATTATAGAGATAAATATAATCTCGTTATAGATATGATTCACAAATATATTCCCTATGAATATATCACTGGTGAGGGTGGTCTACATGTTTTTATAAAGCTTACAGATAATATAGATGCAAGAGAACTTTTAGATCTTTGTTATAAAGATAATGTTATATTTATGCCTGGTGATATCTTTTATGAAAATAAATTAAAAGGAACTGATACATTTAGAATAGGTTTTGGAAGAGTAAGTGATGAAGATATTAAAAATGGTATCAAAATAATAGGCGATAATATAAAGCGCTTAGTAAAAAATCAAAATACCTAA